The Acidobacteriota bacterium sequence TGAGCAGATAATCCAACTGCTCAGCGGTACAACCGGTTTCCTCCTTGAGCTCCCGAACGGCGCAGTCGTGTGGATTTTCACCCGGGTCGAGCCTGCCGGCCGGTATCTCATAGAGGTAGCCGTCAGCGGCATACCGGTACTGTCGAATTAGTAGAACCTGGGGATCATCCCCGCGCGGATCGCTCAGGAATGGAACGACCGCACTCGCACCGGGATGCCTGATCATCTCCAGCTCACCCGTCGATCCATCAGGAAATCGCACGGTATCCATGTCGAGCGTGATGATTTTACCGGTGTACACCCGCATGGACTTCACACGGCCTGGAGAGACTTTCTCGTCCACGAACTTCCTAGGCCTCGTGCACCTTCACGTCCCCTATCTGCAGCTTCGCTAGCGAGTCACGAATCACTTTCGCGTCGCCGACGACGACAGTCTGCAGTTCACTCGGATGGAGGTGGGCACGCGCGGCTTGGAGAACATCTTCCACCGACACGCTTCGAACCCGATTCCGGTAAGTGTCGTAGTAGTCCGCGGGAAGTCCGTAGATCACCAGACTAGCCAGTGCAGACGCGATTGCCGCCGTAGTCTCGTATCTGATCGGAAAGACTCCGTCGAGATAATCTCTCGCCAGTGACAGCTCATCTTCCGATATCAGGTCGCGTCGCATTCGCTCCAGTTCGAGAAATATTTCCCGTAGAGCGGGCGCAGTGACTTCGCTCTGCACTGCCGTCGAGACCACGAAGGGGCCCGGACCGCGACGCCAGTCATAGTAGGAAGAAGCGCCGTATGTGTACCCTCGCGCTTCGCGAAGATTGAGGTTGATCCGGGACCCGAAGAGCCCGCCCAGGACTGCGTTCATCACCAACGTCGGAAAGAAATCTGGATTCTTTCGCGGCAGTCCTACGTGACCAACCCGCAGTTCCGACTGCGGCGCGTTCTGTTTGTCGATGATATGAACACTCTTTAACGATGTCCGCGCCGTTGCAGTCAGCTGCTGAT is a genomic window containing:
- a CDS encoding ADP-ribose pyrophosphatase, with the protein product MRVYTGKIITLDMDTVRFPDGSTGELEMIRHPGASAVVPFLSDPRGDDPQVLLIRQYRYAADGYLYEIPAGRLDPGENPHDCAVRELKEETGCTAEQLDYLLTIYTTPGFTDEKIHLYMATGLASGETKHEADEFLDLQPMLLSRALEMVHGGEIRDSKTAVGLLFAAGFRAGH
- a CDS encoding insulinase family protein, whose protein sequence is QQLTATARTSLKSVHIIDKQNAPQSELRVGHVGLPRKNPDFFPTLVMNAVLGGLFGSRINLNLREARGYTYGASSYYDWRRGPGPFVVSTAVQSEVTAPALREIFLELERMRRDLISEDELSLARDYLDGVFPIRYETTAAIASALASLVIYGLPADYYDTYRNRVRSVSVEDVLQAARAHLHPSELQTVVVGDAKVIRDSLAKLQIGDVKVHEA